One Hordeum vulgare subsp. vulgare chromosome 4H, MorexV3_pseudomolecules_assembly, whole genome shotgun sequence DNA window includes the following coding sequences:
- the LOC123450819 gene encoding tau-cadinol synthase-like, whose translation MSGLFSADMSGLFPPAMSDPFSAVIIGAAKHTHSQRASCVAAAPEKLSSHQASLWGDYFLNYQPKPLKRSEKWMAVRADELKEEVCVLFKTCNHTMEMITLCDTVQHLGIDHHFKVQIDVVLRDILESELCSSSLHEVALRFRLLREHGLWVSPDVFNKFKNEDGSFREDITSDPRGLLSLYNAAHLLVHGEPSLQEAISFARHHLEMMRDSLKSPLAEHVKRALDVPFPRTVKRVETRYYISEYKHEEGNNPTLLELAKLDFNLLQHVHLKELQYLTKWTDDFYDYVGTNYVRDRLVESYFGACVVYHEKDFTLSRIFFTKVMALMTIIDDTYDTHATIEEIRQLNAAIQRLVVWMDESATSLLPDYLKRYYNELLRIFKDADGEAFTDTYHVAYVKKAFQKFSTYQLQEAEWLHQNQKPSFENVLNLSAMSIGIATLCVVLMVGMGDEVTKEAFEWALSCPNIAIAGGKIMRIFDDIAAFQGEKVDAASTLESYMVEHRVTSEVGIARINSLIEAEWKTVNEARFENRELFPVVKRIINLINTATIYYADQKDGYTFGSYLRKNVESLFVKPIPM comes from the exons ATGTCCGGCCTCTTCTCCGCCGACATGTCCGGCCTCTTCCCCCCCGCCATGTCCGACCCCTTCTCCGCCGTCattatcg GAGCAGCTAAACATACACACAGCCAAAGGGCCTCCTGTGTTGCCGCTGCTCCTGAGAAGCTGTCCAGCCATCAAGCCTCGCTGTGGGGCGACTACTTCCTCAATTACCAGCCAAAACCACTCAAG AGATCAGAGAAATGGATGGCTGTGAGAGCTGATGAACTAAAGGAGGAGGTCTGTGTATTGTTTAAGACTTGCAACCACACGATGGAAATGATAACATTATGTGACACCGTCCAACATCTCGGAATTGATCACCACTTCAAAGTGCAGATTGATGTTGTGTTGAGGGACATCCTCGAGAGTGAGTTATGTAGCTCTAGCCTCCACGAAGTTGCTCTCAGGTTTCGTTTGCTTAGAGAACATGGTCTTTGGGTATCTCCAG atgttttcaacaaattcaagaaTGAAGATGGGAGCTTCAGGGAAGATATTACCAGTGACCCAAGGGGACTTTTAAGTCTATACAATGCAGCTCATCTTCTCGTTCATGGTGAGCCATCACTACAAGAAGCCATCTCTTTTGCAAGGCATCACCTTGAAATGATGAGAGACAGTCTCAAGTCCCCTTTAGCCGAGCATGTTAAGCGTGCTTTGGATGTACCATTTCCGAGGACAGTTAAGAGGGTAGAAACAAGGTATTATATCTCGGAGTACAAACATGAGGAAGGAAATAACCCAACTCTACTGGAGCTCGCGAAGCTGGATTTTAACCTTCTACAGCATGTCCACTTGAAGGAACTCCAGTATCTTACCAA GTGGACGGATGATTTTTACGATTATGTAGGGACAAACTATGTTCGAGATCGTTTGGTGGAGAGTTACTTTGGGGCATGTGTGGTCTACCATGAAAAAGATTTCACCCTATCAAGAATATTCTTTACAAAGGTAATGGCGCTAATGACCATAATAGATGACACATATGATACCCATGCTACCATAGAGGAAATTCGACAGCTAAATGCGGCCATACAAAGGTTAGTAGTTTGG ATGGATGAGAGCGCAACTTCTCTTCTACCTGACTACCTGAAAAGGTACTATAATGAACTCTTGAGGATCTTTAAGGATGCTGATGGTGAAGCATTCACTGACACTTACCATGTTGCCTATGTCAAGAAAGCG TTTCAAAAGTTTTCTACTTATCAACTCCAAGAAGCCGAATGGTTACACCAGAATCAGAAGCCAAGCTTTGAAAATGTACTGAATTTATCAGCCATGTCCATAGGTATAGCAACCCTATGTGTAGTGTTGATGGTTGGCATGGGTGATGAAGTAACCAAGGAAGCATTTGAGTGGGCACTTAGTTGCCCTAATATTGCTATAGCAGGCGGGAAGATAATGCGTATATTTGATGATATTGCTGCATTTCAA GGCGAGAAGGTGGATGCGGCAAGCACTTTAGAGTCTTACATGGTCGAGCATAGGGTCACAAGTGAGGTTGGAATTGCCAGAATCAATTCACTGATTGAAGCTGAATGGAAAACAGTAAATGAAGCTCGCTTTGAAAATCGAGAACTGTTCCCGGTGGTGAAGCGGATTATAAACTTAATTAATACTGCAACCATATATTATGCGGATCAGAAAGATGGATACACCTTCGGCTCATATCTTCGGAAGAATGTCGAGAGCCTCTTTGTCAAACCCATTCCCATGTAG
- the LOC123449712 gene encoding N6-adenosine-methyltransferase non-catalytic subunit MTB, with product MDGSKSNTEEDDYHVIGDLRSPKIPRRSPDGSKDRESDRREREDRKGWDSSRSETSADRADTRDGDYSSDHNKHGREKETIHDNADESGGIRKGVDSSSSRGGRSDEDINDRRASAMPDNIDEDSRSADQSHQKEEILGHTVEYGHESKGGVEKEETSPRVGNDGWESSGDRRNRDAQPSQIPDTPDRGRDSSWNVKTQEVEGSEQYSRSCQLRDPKETNVSEWRSTQERLDGMSFHGRAGYRQDSRGRADGYRGTSIFVNRYDRSDSIEIRPNSNFDFGREGSVSGKRSDVGAHRDLIPGTTDDNSTNHPEADQSGNTSMVSSFPQQGPKGDRSSRGRGRPNGRDSQRIGVPVPLMPPPSFGALTLPPGQMQHMGPNIPHSPGPPLLPGVFMPQFPGPMVWPGAGGVDVNMLSVPPNLHIPPPVAGEHRFTPSMGAGPVHNVHLNQMGPGMGTPTNMSGLGFNQMSTQNRELTHDKPSGGWVPHRHGAPIRKAPSRGEQNDYSQNFVDTGMRPQNFIRELDLTSVAEDYPKLRELIQRKDEIVTNAASPPMYFKCDLRQHVLSPEFFGTKFDVILVDPPWEEYVHRAPGITDHIEYWNAEEIMNLKIEAIADTPSFLFLWVGDGVGLEQGRQCLKKWGFRRCEDVCWVKTNKKNASSGLRHDSRTLLQHSKEHCLMGIKGTVRRSTDGHVIHANIDTDIIIAEEPTDGSTKKPDDMYRIIEHFALGKRRLELFGEDHNIRPGWLTLGKDLSYSNFNKEAYNKNFADSDGKVWQGGGGRNPPPGAPHLIVTTPEIEGLRPKSPPPKN from the exons ATGGATGGGTCTAAATCTAATACCGAAGAAGATGACTATCATGTGATAGGAGACTTACGATCACCAAAGATTCCAAGGAGAAGTCCTGATGGTTCCAAGGACAGGGAATCCgataggagggagagagaggacagGAAAGGTTGGGACTCTTCAAGAAGTGAAACTTCTGCAGACAGGGCTGATACAAGAGATGGTGATTATTCTTCTGACCATAATAAGCACGGCAGGGAAAAAGAGACCATTCATGACAACGCAGATGAGTCGGGTGGAATTAGAAAAGGTGTAGACTCTAGTAGTTCAAGGGGCGGTAGGTCCGATGAGGATATCAATGACAGGAGGGCATCTGCTATGCCTGACAACATCGATGAAGATAGCAGATCAGCGGATCAAAGTCATCAAAAGGAAGAGATTCTTGGGCATACAGTGGAATACGGACATGAAAGCAAGGGTGGTGTGGAAAAAGAGGAGACCTCACCCAGAGTGGGTAACGATGGATGGGAGTCATCAGGGGATAGAAGGAATAGAGACGCTCAACCTTCACAAATACCAGATACACCAGACAGAGGGAGGGATAGCAGTTGGAATGTGAAAACACAAGAAGTTGAAGGATCTGAGCAGTACTCGAGGAGCTGTCAATTGCGAGATCCTAAAGAGACAAATGTTTCTGAATGGAGGAGCACACAGGAAAGGTTAGATGGTATGAGTTTTCATGGTCGAGCTGGGTACCGGCAGGATTCCAGGGGAAGAGCTGATGGTTATAGAGGTACTTCAATCTTTGTAAATCGGTATGACAGGTCTGATTCAATAGAGATCAGGCCAAATAGCAACTTTGATTTTGGGCGAGAGGGCTCTGTTTCTGGAAAAAGATCTGACGTGGGAGCTCATCGGGATTTAATACCTGGAACAACTGATGATAATAGTACCAATCATCCTGAAGCAGACCAAAGTGGTAACACCAgcatggtttcttcatttcctcagCAAGGGCCTAAAGGTGATAGATCCTCTAGAGGAAGGGGGAGGCCAAATGGAAGGGATTCTCAGAGAATTGGAGTTCCGGTGCCACTTATGCCGCCACCTTCATTTGGAGCACTCACCCTGCCACCAGGGCAAATGCAACATATGGGGCCAAATATTCCCCATTCTCCAGGCCCCCCTCTTCTACCTGGTGTTTTCATGCCGCAGTTTCCTGGACCTATGGTGTGGCCTGGAGCAGGAGGTGTTGATGTGAACATGCTCTCTGTTCCACCCAACCTTCACATTCCTCCTCCAGTTGCTGGTGAGCATAGGTTCACTCCAAGTATGGGAGCTGGACCTGTTCATAATGTTCacttaaatcaaatgggcccaggCATGGGTACTCCAACGAATATGTCAGGATTGGGTTTTAACCAGATGAGTACACAAAATCGTGAATTGACACATGATAAGCCATCTGGTGGTTGGGTGCCACATAGGCATGGTGCACCGATCAGAAAAGCTCCTTCAAGGGGTGAACAGAATGATTACTCTCAGAACTTTGTGGACACTGGCATGCGACCTCAAAACTTCATTAGAGAACTGGATCTTACAAGTGTAGCAGAGGACTATCCAAAATTGAGAGAACTCATACAGAGGAAGGACGAAATTGTTACTAACGCTGCTTCACCACCAATGTATTTTAAGTGTGATCTACGGCAACATGTTCTTTCTCCAGAATTTTTTGGTACTAAGTTTGATGTTATTCTTGTGGATCCACCATGGGAAGAGTATGTTCATCGTGCACCAGGAATAACAGATCATATTGAATATTGGAACGCTGAGGAGATTATGAATTTGAAGATTGAG GCTATAGCTGATACCCCCTCTTTTCTCTTCCTTTGGGTTGGTGATGGCGTAGGTCTTGAACAGGGCCGTCAATGTTTGAAGAAG TGGGGATTTCGTAGGTGTGAGGATGTTTGCTGGGTGAAAACGAACAAGAAAAATGCATCATCAGGTCTGCGGCATGATTCTCGTACATTGTTGCAGCATTCAAAG GAGCATTGTCTGATGGGTATAAAAGGAACGGTACGCCGTAGCACTGATGGTCATGTCATCCACGCGAATATTGACACTGATATAATAATAGCTGAAGAACCCACTGATG GTTCAACGAAGAAACCTGATGACATGTACAGGATCATCGAGCATTTTGCTCTTGGAAAGAGGCGCCTTGAACTCTTTGGCGAGGATCATAACATTCGGCCTGGCTGGCTTACTCTCGGGAAAGATTTATCCTACTCCAACTTCAACAAAGAG GCGTATAACAAGAACTTTGCGGACAGCGATGGGAAGGTGTGGCAGGGAGGCGGCGGTCGAAACCCTCCCCCTGGCGCCCCGCACCTCATCGTGACGACTCCGGAGATCGAGGGGCTCAGGCCCAAGTCACCCCCACCGAAGAATTGA
- the LOC123449714 gene encoding mitochondrial inner membrane protease subunit 2-like has protein sequence MGTRNRLWSIAKMTVTGGVMGVTISDRYVAVVAIKGHSMHPTMTATDSALRGDVVLAEKGCLDQYKFSRGDVVLFKCPSNHKEVFVKRLIGLPGEWIQLPASSEIIKVPQGHCWVEGDNAARSWDSRSFGPIPLGLINGRVTHIIWPPSKIGRLERKWPEDRIPPF, from the exons ATGGGAACCCGCAACCGACTTTGGTCGATCGCCAAGATGACGGTGACCGGGGGTGTGATGGGCGTCACCATTTCCGACCGGTACGTCGCCGTGGTCGCGATAAAGGGCCATTCGATGCATCCCACCATGACGGCCACCGACAGCGCCTTGCGAG GTGATGTCGTGTTAGCGGAGAAGGGCTGCCTCGACCAGTACAAGTTCTCCCGTGGCGATGTGGTTTTGTTCAA ATGCCCTAGTAATCACAAGGAAGTGTTTGTGAAGAGGCTGATTGGCTTACCTGGTGAGTGGATACAGCTCCCTGCGTCTTCCGAGATAATCAAGGTCCCGCAGGGGCATTGCTGGGTTGAAGGGGATAATGCTGCTAGAAGCTGGGATTCAAGGTCATTTGGCCCA ATCCCTTTAGGCCTAATAAACGGGAGGGTCACCCACATTATCTGGCCGCCATCGAAGATCGGCAGATTGGAGAGAAAATGGCCCGAAGATAGAATTCCGCCGTTTTGA